The DNA region TTTATGCCCAAAAACCCGGCGCTCGGCATCCTTTGCGCCTGCCTGCTCGGCCTGATCTTCCCCGTGTGCGAATGCGGGATGATTCCGCTCATTCGCCGATTAATCCAGAAGGGGATGCCCGTTTATATGGCGGTCGTGTTTATATTGTCGGGACCTATCCTGAATCCGGTCGTGTTCAGCGCCACATACATGGCTTTTCGCTTATATCCCGAAATGGTGTACGCCCGGATGGGACTGGCTTTTGCCGTGTCCGCGGCGATCGGCGCCATCGTCTATCTCACCTGGAAAGACGGCCCGCTGAAGCTCAGCTTTGCCCGCGGGACGGTTGAACATGGAGGGCATACGCCCGGGCATGGCGGCGGGAAGTTGACGGCCGTGTTCGTGCACGCCGCGGACGAAGTGTTCGAAATGGGCAAATATTTGCTGGTCGGCTGCATGTTGACGGCGGGCATCCAGGCTTTTGTCGCTAAGGAAAACCTCGCGGAAATCGGCGGCGGGCCGGTCAGCGCCTATGTATTTATGATGGGGTTTGCATTTCTGCTGTCTTTGTGCTCCACGTCCGACGCTTTTGTGGCCGCCACTTTTCTGCAGACGTTTTCCGGGGGTTCGCTGCTCGCTTTTCTCGTGTTCGGGCCGATGCTTGATTTGAAAAACGGGTTGATGCTGCTCTCCGTCTTTAAAACCAAATTCGTCCTCTACCTGGCCTTTCTCATCTGTACGATCGTGTTTACGGGGGCCGTGCTGACGGAGGCGCTGTGGCTAAGCCCCTAACGGAAAAAACAAGGAGGTATCGAGCCGGATGAACCACCCCCGCGTGATTCGGGCCCATTATTTCGCCAGATCGCTAATCCTGCTCGGGTTCGCCCTGTTCATCGCTCATCTGTCCAAAGCGGGAGCGCTGAAATATTATATCGCCCCGTCCATGGAACCGTATATCCGCTACTGCCCGATCGCGTTGGTTTTGATGGCCGTGGCCCTAGCTTATCAGGCATTGTTTCAAAAAGCCGCCGTCCTCTGCGACTGCGAGCGCCCGCTGTCCGCGTCAAGCTGGAAAAACGCCGCGGTCTACGGCCTGTTCCTGCTCCCGCTGCTGCTGGGGGCGCTGCTTCCCGATCAGGCGCTCGGCAGCTTCGCCGCCGCCAAAAGAGGGATGAGCTTGACCTCCCCCCTCTCTGCCGCAGAGCAACTGGAGGCGACGTTTAAAGCGCCCGACCCGTACAACGCCGAATTCGCCGAACTGGCCAAGCGGCTGTACCCGGAGGAGATCATCGAGATCCGGCCGGAGATTTTCTCGGAAACAGTGGGGGCGATCGAGCTGTTCCAGGATCAATTTCGCGGAAAAAAAGTCAAACTGAGCGGGTTTGTGTACCAAGCGCCGAACGCCCATGAATTTATTCTCGGCCGCTTCCTGGTGATGTGCTGCACGGCGGACGCGGCTCCGTTCGGCGTTGTCGTGACCTCGGCCGAGCCGCTGAGGAATATTCGGGCGGATGCCTGGCTGGAAGTGGAAGGAACGATCGAGCCGCAGATTCGCCAGGGGAAAAACATCATCACCGTCGCCGCCGAACAGATCAAGGAAATCCCCAGGCCGGACACGCCTTACGTGTACCCGAGCGGGGACTCGGTGAAGGTTTGGGAGAGCGGGCAAGACGAATAAAGGAGGAGCCGGCTAGGAGCGCTGCCTTACATTAGCGTCGGCGGATCGGACGTTGGGGCTAC from Paenibacillus macerans includes:
- a CDS encoding TIGR03943 family putative permease subunit, translated to MNHPRVIRAHYFARSLILLGFALFIAHLSKAGALKYYIAPSMEPYIRYCPIALVLMAVALAYQALFQKAAVLCDCERPLSASSWKNAAVYGLFLLPLLLGALLPDQALGSFAAAKRGMSLTSPLSAAEQLEATFKAPDPYNAEFAELAKRLYPEEIIEIRPEIFSETVGAIELFQDQFRGKKVKLSGFVYQAPNAHEFILGRFLVMCCTADAAPFGVVVTSAEPLRNIRADAWLEVEGTIEPQIRQGKNIITVAAEQIKEIPRPDTPYVYPSGDSVKVWESGQDE
- a CDS encoding permease, with protein sequence MNKIARPRRLLPLLVPLAFALACLTVLGPALLKQVPLNEVQTFKTSFIGILLEALPFVLVGALLSSLLHLFVSEETLSRFMPKNPALGILCACLLGLIFPVCECGMIPLIRRLIQKGMPVYMAVVFILSGPILNPVVFSATYMAFRLYPEMVYARMGLAFAVSAAIGAIVYLTWKDGPLKLSFARGTVEHGGHTPGHGGGKLTAVFVHAADEVFEMGKYLLVGCMLTAGIQAFVAKENLAEIGGGPVSAYVFMMGFAFLLSLCSTSDAFVAATFLQTFSGGSLLAFLVFGPMLDLKNGLMLLSVFKTKFVLYLAFLICTIVFTGAVLTEALWLSP